In one window of Arachis ipaensis cultivar K30076 chromosome B06, Araip1.1, whole genome shotgun sequence DNA:
- the LOC107645477 gene encoding putative disease resistance protein RGA1 → MAESFIFSIAESLTAKLASRAYEEASRVVGVYDDLQDLKSSLSYVKAVLLDAEQKQERSHELREWLKQIKLIFYDAENVLDQVDCQTLRKQVVRAYGTPKDKVGRFFSSSNPLVFRWKIAQQIKDITQRLDRVAANRDKFGLQTIAVDRRVVHRREMTYSHVIESDVIGRDHDKEKIIKLLMEPSLDNNDGSKHISVIPIVGIGGLGKTTLAKLVFNDKRVGESFPLKRWVSVSDDFNIKSLILKIINPLSDFASSTNAPGGQQNLIDLQIEQLQHRLRNMLEGRKFLLVLDDVWNEDRVKWVELQHLISVSAQGSKVIVTTRSQSIASMMGTVANSYHLKNLSPKDSLRLFVRWAFKEGEDGKHPDLIMIGREIVKKCKGVPLAVRTLGSSLFFKHEIQEWEAMRDKEIWNLPQKEDDILPALKLSYDEMPSHLRQCFALLSLYPKNHAFNSFDVAPLWGAAGLLPLQSKDKTMLEDAHQYLSDLMTRSFLHNVVDCGTFYGFKLHDLVHDLAVYVSKDVCQLVSSNTQDIPENVLHLSFVENGLPYNSIKTSLQGVRSILFPVDNQGASEAFLNAWVSNCRYLRYLDLSNSTCETLPESIGMLKHLRYISLCNNKRIKRLPNSICKLQNLQVLRLDGCSNLETVPEKLRKLISLQRLEITTKQSILPESDIAKLNCLEYLCVQNCVHLESLFVGTRLPTLRTLEVTASASLKSLPLDTHHFPQLETLGISGVVNEDWLYRSEDTNAVLRLKTIVLYKMVTLPHSLQRYASTLQTLVISRCYELEVLPEWLSNLSALKFLYIWGCPKLMSLPRDIHRLTSLHLLQIINCTKLYRKYEPQVGECWPMISHIKHTDIRKTWNS, encoded by the coding sequence ATGGCTGAATCATTCATCTTCAGCATCGCTGAATCACTCACTGCCAAGCTCGCTTCTCGTGCATATGAAGAAGCGTCTCGGGTGGTTGGTGTCTATGATGACCTTCAAGACTTGAAAAGCAGTCTCTCATATGTGAAAGCTGTGCTGTTGGATGCTGAGCAGAAGCAGGAGCGGAGCCACGAGCTGCGGGAGTGGCTGAAGCAGATCAAACTCATCTTCTATGATGCTGAGAACGTGCTTGATCAAGTTGACTGCCAAACATTGCGCAAGCAAGTCGTCAGAGCCTATGGTACTCCTAAAGACAAGGTAGGTCGCTTCTTCTCGAGTTCTAATCCACTTGTGTTTCGCTGGAAGATTGCTCAGCAGATCAAAGATATTACGCAGAGATTAGACAGAGTTGCGGCCAATAGAGATAAGTTTGGGCTTCAAACAATTGCAGTTGATAGGCGAGTTGTGCATAGGAGAGAAATGACTTACTCCCATGTTATTGAGTCTGATGTCATAGGAAGGGATCACGATAAAGAGAAGATCATAAAGCTCTTGATGGAACCGAGTCTTGACAACAACGATGGCTCTAAACATATCTCTGTGATTCCCATTGTGGGAATTGGAGGTTTGGGAAAGACCACACTTGCTAAGCTCGTCTTCAATGATAAGAGAGTAGGTGAGTCTTTCCCATTGAAAAGGTGGGTGAGTGTTTCTGATGATTTTAATATTAAATCATTGATTCTCAAAATCATCAATCCTCTCAGTGATTTTGCTTCTTCCACTAATGCTCCTGGGGGGCAACAAAACTTAATAGACTTACAGATAGAGCAATTGCAACATCGTCTAAGAAACATGCTTGAGGGTCGAAAGTTCCTGCTGGTGTTGGATGACGTATGGAATGAAGATCGTGTTAAATGGGTTGAGCTGCAACATCTCATTTCAGTGAGTGCTCAAGGAAGCAAAGTTATAGTCACAACACGTAGCCAGTCCATCGCTTCCATGATGGGTACCGTTGCCAACTCTTACCATTTGAAAAATCTTTCTCCCAAGGATTCATTGCGTTTGTTTGTTAGATGGGCTTTTAAAGAAGGAGAAGATGGAAAGCATCCGGATTTGATAATGATTGGAAGAGAAATCGTCAAAAAGTGCAAAGGAGTTCCTTTAGCTGTGAGAACATTGGGAAGTTCACTATTTTTCAAACACGAGATACAAGAGTGGGAAGCAATGAGAGACAAGGAGATTTGGAATTTGCCGCAAAAAGAGGATGATATCTTACCTGCATTAAAATTAAGCTATGATGAAATGCCATCCCATTTGAGGCAATGTTTTGCTTTGCTCTCCCTTTATCCAAAGAATCATGCATTTAATTCTTTTGACGTTGCTCCACTTTGGGGGGCAGCAGGTTTGCTTCCATTGCAAAGCAAAGATAAAACAATGCTAGAGGATGCCCACCAATATTTGAGTGACTTAATGACAAGATCTTTTCTCCATAACGTTGTTGACTGTGGCACCTTTTATGGATTTAAACTACATGATTTAGTGCATGATCTTGCAGTATACGTTTCAAAAGATGTGTGTCAATTGGTTAGTTCAAACACTCAGGACATACCAGAAAATGTGCTGCATTTGTCTTTTGTTGAGAATGGTTTGCCTTACAATTCCATCAAGACAAGCTTACAAGGTGTGAGAAGCATTCTATTTCCAGTCGACAATCAGGGAGCCAGTGAAGCTTTCTTGAATGCATGGGTGTCAAACTGCAGATACCTGCGATATTTGGATTTAAGTAATTCTACATGTGAGACTTTGCCTGAGTCAATTGGTATGTTGAAACATTTAAGATATATTTCTCTTTgtaataataaaagaataaagaGGCTCCCTAATTCTATTTGCAAGCTCCAAAATTTGCAAGTTTTGCGTCTTGATGGGTGTTCAAATCTTGAAACTGTACCAGAAAAGTTAAGAAAGTTGATCAGCCTGCAAAGATTGGAGATAACCACAAAGCAATCTATTTTGCCAGAGAGTGACATTGCAAAGTTGAATTGTCTTGAATATTTGTGTGTCCAAAATTGTGTTCATTTGGAGTCCTTGTTTGTTGGGACAAGATTGCCTACACTTCGAACTTTGGAAGTTACTGCTAGTGCGAGTCTAAAGTCTTTGCCACTTGATACTCACCATTTCCCTCAGTTAGAAACTTTGGGAATCAGCGGTGTTGTCAATGAAGATTGGCTTTATAGATCGGAGGATACTAATGCTGTCTTGAGGTTAAAAACCATTGTTCTTTATAAAATGGTAACGTTGCCTCATTCTCTCCAACGGTATGCAAGCACGTTACAAACTTTGGTGATTTCACGTTGCTACGAGCTGgaggtacttcctgaatggctgTCGAATCTGAGTGCTTTGAAATTTCTTTATATCTGGGGTTGTCCAAAATTGATGTCTCTTCCCAGAGATATCCACCGTTTAACAAGTCTccatcttttacaaatcataaaTTGCACTAAGTTGTATAGAAAATACGAGCCACAAGTTGGAGAGTGCTGGCCCATGATATCTCACATCAAGCATACTGACATTAGGAAGACATGGAATAGCTAA
- the LOC110263107 gene encoding putative disease resistance protein RGA1 isoform X1 — protein MREVEFGDTVQLRNFVFDNSLITAFIKHWRPEIHTFYLSRGECTNTLQDIPYVEELLGVRPLHASQVVGVYDDLQDLKTSLSYVKAVLLDAEQKQEQNHELREWLKQIKLIFYDAENVLDQVNCETLRKQVIRDYGTPKDKVGRFFSSSNPLVFRYKLALQIKDIRMRLDRVAADRDKFGLQVIDVDRRVVHSREMTYSHVVESDVIGRAHDKEMIVKLLMEPSLDNNGDSKHISVIPIVGIGGLGKTTLAKLVFNDERIRESFPLKMWVCVSDDFNIKQLIIKIINAASNFVSTGALPGHQNLKELEVEQLQYCLRNMLEGQKFFLVLDDVWNEDRVKWVALQDLISVGAQGSKVIVTTRSPSIASMMGTVAYSHHLKSLSPEDSLRLFVRWAFKEGEEGKYPDLIMIAREIVDRCKGVPLAVRTLGSSLFSKHERQEWESLRDKEIWNLPQKKDDILPALKLSYDEMPSHLRQCFALLSLYPKNHYYISFGVASLWGAAGLLSLESKDKTIVDVAHQYLRDLMARSFLHDVFYCGTFYIFDIHDLVHDLAVYVAKDVCQLVNSNTQDISENVLHLSFVENGLPFNSIKTSLQGVRSILFPVDNQGASEAFLDAWVLNCKYLRYLDLSDSTCETLPESIGKLKHLRYISLQGNTRIKRLPNSICKLQHLQVLLLDRCSNLETLPKKIRKLISLQRLDITTKQSILPESDIAKLNCLEHLSVENCDNLKSLFVETRLPTLRTLQVRGCANLKSLPLDTQHFPQLETLGISSVGNEDWLHRSEDTNAVLRLKTIVLFEMATLPHSLQQYASTLQGLMISRCYELEVLPEWLWNLSSLKFLYISRCPKLKSLSSDIHRLTSLQVLRIINCHELYRKYEPQVGECWPMISHIKHTDIRNTWE, from the exons ATGAGAGAAGTTGAGTTTGGCGACACGGTACAGCTCAGGAACTTCGTGTTTGACAATTCTCTAATCACTGCATTCATTAAGCACTGGCGTCCGGAGATCCACACTTTCTATCTATCACGGGGTGAGTGCACCAACACCTTGCAGGATATTCCGTACGTAGAGGAGCTCCTAGGTGTCAGGCCCCTTCATG CATCTCAGGTGGTTGGTGTCTACGATGACCTCCAAGACTTGAAAACCAGTCTCTCATATGTGAAAGCTGTGCTGTTGGATGCTGAGCAGAAGCAGGAGCAGAACCACGAACTGCGAGAGTGGCTGAAGCAGATCAAACTCATCTTCTATGATGCTGAGAACGTGCTTGATCAAGTTAACTGTGAAACACTGCGCAAGCAAGTCATCAGAGACTACGGCACTCCCAAGGACAAGGTAGGCCGCTTCTTCTCGAGTTCTAATCCACTTGTGTTTCGTTATAAGCTTGCTCTTCAGATCAAAGATATTAGGATGAGATTAGACAGAGTCGCGGCTGATAGGGATAAGTTTGGGCTTCAAGTAATTGATGTTGATAGGCGAGTTGTGCATAGCAGGGAAATGACTTACTCCCATGTTGTTGAGTCTGATGTCATAGGACGTGCTCATGATAAAGAAATGATTGTAAAGCTCTTGATGGAACCGAGTCTTGACAACAATGGTGACTCCAAACATATCTCCGTCATTCCCATTGTGGGAATTGGAGGTTTGGGAAAAACCACTCTTGCTAAGCTTGTCTTCAACGACGAAAGGATAAGAGAGTCTTTTCCGTTGAAAATGTGGGTGTGTGTGTCTGATGACTTTAATATCAAGCAATTGATTATTAAGATCATCAATGCTGCTAGCAATTTTGTTTCTACTGGTGCTCTTCCGGGCCaccaaaatttaaaagaattagAGGTTGAACAATTGCAATATTGTCTAAGAAACATGCTTGAGGGTCAAAAGTTTTTCCTAGTGTTGGATGATGTATGGAATGAAGATCGTGTTAAATGGGTTGCGCTGCAAGATCTCATTTCAGTGGGTGCTCAAGGAAGCAAAGTAATAGTCACAACACGTAGCCCATCCATCGCTTCGATGATGGGTACCGTTGCCTACTCGCACCATTTAAAAAGTCTTTCTCCCGAGGATTCATTGCGTTTGTTCGTTAGATGGGCTTttaaagaaggagaagagggaaAATATCCAGATTTGATAATGATTGCAAGAGAAATCGTAGACAGGTGCAAAGGAGTTCCTTTAGCGGTCAGAACGTTGGGAAGTTCACTATTTTCCAAACACGAGAGACAAGAGTGGGAATCATTGAGAGACAAGGAGATTTGGAATTTGCCACAAAAAAAGGATGATATCTTACCTGCATTAAAATTAAGCTATGATGAAATGCCATCCCATTTGAGGCAATGTTTTGCCTTGCTCTCCCTTTATCCAAAGAATCATTATTATATTTCTTTTGGCGTTGCTTCACTTTGGGGGGCAGCAGGTTTGCTTTCATTGGAAAGCAAAGATAAAACAATAGTAGACGTTGCACATCAATATTTGAGAGACTTAATGGCAAGATCTTTTCTTCATGACGTTTTTTATTGTGGAACCTTTTATATATTTGACATACATGATTTAGTGCATGATCTTGCAGTATATGTTGCAAAAGATGTGTGCCAATTGGTCAATTCAAACACGCAGGATATATCAGAAAATGTGCTGCATTTGTCTTTTGTTGAGAATGGTTTGCCTTTCAATTCCATCAAGACAAGCTTACAAGGTGTGAGAAGCATTCTGTTTCCAGTTGACAATCAGGGAGCCAGTGAAGCTTTCTTGGATGCATGGGTGTTAAACTGCAAATACCTGCGATATTTGGATTTAAGTGATTCTACATGTGAGACTCTGCCTGAGTCAATTGGTAAGTTGAAACATTTAAGATATATTTCTCTTCAGGGTAATACAAGAATAAAGAGGCTCCCTAATTCTATTTGCAAGCTGCAACATTTGCAAGTTTTGCTTCTTGATAGGTGTTCAAATCTGGAAACTTTACCGAAAAAGATAAGAAAGTTGATCAGTCTGCAAAGATTGGATATAACCACAAAGCAATCTATTTTGCCAGAGAGTGACATTGCAAAGTTGAATTGTCTTGAACATTTGTCTGTCGAAAATTGTGATAATTTGAAGTCCTTGTTTGTTGAGACAAGATTGCCTACACTTCGAACTTTGCAAGTTCGTGGCTGTGCGAATCTAAAGTCTTTGCCACTTGATACTCAGCATTTTCCTCAGTTAGAAACTTTGGGAATCAGCAGTGTTGGCAATGAAGATTGGCTTCATAGATCAGAGGATACTAATGCTGTCTTGAGGTTAAAAACCATTGTTCTTTTTGAAATGGCAACATTGCCTCATTCTCTCCAACAATATGCAAGCACGTTACAAGGTTTGATGATTTCACGTTGCTACGAGCTGGAGGTACTGCCCGAATGGCTGTGGAATCTGAGTTCTTTGAAATTTCTTTATATCTCCCGGTGTCCGAAATTGAAGTCTCTTTCCAGTGATATCCACCGTCTAACAAGTCTGCAAGTTTTGCGAATCATAAATTGCCATGAGTTATATAGAAAATACGAGCCACAAGTTGGAGAGTGCTGGCCCATGATATCTCACATCAAGCATACTGACATTAGGAACACATGGGAATAG
- the LOC110263107 gene encoding putative disease resistance protein RGA1 isoform X2: MAESFIFSIAESLITKLASRAYQEASQVVGVYDDLQDLKTSLSYVKAVLLDAEQKQEQNHELREWLKQIKLIFYDAENVLDQVNCETLRKQVIRDYGTPKDKVGRFFSSSNPLVFRYKLALQIKDIRMRLDRVAADRDKFGLQVIDVDRRVVHSREMTYSHVVESDVIGRAHDKEMIVKLLMEPSLDNNGDSKHISVIPIVGIGGLGKTTLAKLVFNDERIRESFPLKMWVCVSDDFNIKQLIIKIINAASNFVSTGALPGHQNLKELEVEQLQYCLRNMLEGQKFFLVLDDVWNEDRVKWVALQDLISVGAQGSKVIVTTRSPSIASMMGTVAYSHHLKSLSPEDSLRLFVRWAFKEGEEGKYPDLIMIAREIVDRCKGVPLAVRTLGSSLFSKHERQEWESLRDKEIWNLPQKKDDILPALKLSYDEMPSHLRQCFALLSLYPKNHYYISFGVASLWGAAGLLSLESKDKTIVDVAHQYLRDLMARSFLHDVFYCGTFYIFDIHDLVHDLAVYVAKDVCQLVNSNTQDISENVLHLSFVENGLPFNSIKTSLQGVRSILFPVDNQGASEAFLDAWVLNCKYLRYLDLSDSTCETLPESIGKLKHLRYISLQGNTRIKRLPNSICKLQHLQVLLLDRCSNLETLPKKIRKLISLQRLDITTKQSILPESDIAKLNCLEHLSVENCDNLKSLFVETRLPTLRTLQVRGCANLKSLPLDTQHFPQLETLGISSVGNEDWLHRSEDTNAVLRLKTIVLFEMATLPHSLQQYASTLQGLMISRCYELEVLPEWLWNLSSLKFLYISRCPKLKSLSSDIHRLTSLQVLRIINCHELYRKYEPQVGECWPMISHIKHTDIRNTWE, translated from the coding sequence ATGGCTGAATCATTCATCTTCAGCATCGCTGAATCACTCATAACTAAGCTTGCTTCTCGTGCATACCAAGAAGCATCTCAGGTGGTTGGTGTCTACGATGACCTCCAAGACTTGAAAACCAGTCTCTCATATGTGAAAGCTGTGCTGTTGGATGCTGAGCAGAAGCAGGAGCAGAACCACGAACTGCGAGAGTGGCTGAAGCAGATCAAACTCATCTTCTATGATGCTGAGAACGTGCTTGATCAAGTTAACTGTGAAACACTGCGCAAGCAAGTCATCAGAGACTACGGCACTCCCAAGGACAAGGTAGGCCGCTTCTTCTCGAGTTCTAATCCACTTGTGTTTCGTTATAAGCTTGCTCTTCAGATCAAAGATATTAGGATGAGATTAGACAGAGTCGCGGCTGATAGGGATAAGTTTGGGCTTCAAGTAATTGATGTTGATAGGCGAGTTGTGCATAGCAGGGAAATGACTTACTCCCATGTTGTTGAGTCTGATGTCATAGGACGTGCTCATGATAAAGAAATGATTGTAAAGCTCTTGATGGAACCGAGTCTTGACAACAATGGTGACTCCAAACATATCTCCGTCATTCCCATTGTGGGAATTGGAGGTTTGGGAAAAACCACTCTTGCTAAGCTTGTCTTCAACGACGAAAGGATAAGAGAGTCTTTTCCGTTGAAAATGTGGGTGTGTGTGTCTGATGACTTTAATATCAAGCAATTGATTATTAAGATCATCAATGCTGCTAGCAATTTTGTTTCTACTGGTGCTCTTCCGGGCCaccaaaatttaaaagaattagAGGTTGAACAATTGCAATATTGTCTAAGAAACATGCTTGAGGGTCAAAAGTTTTTCCTAGTGTTGGATGATGTATGGAATGAAGATCGTGTTAAATGGGTTGCGCTGCAAGATCTCATTTCAGTGGGTGCTCAAGGAAGCAAAGTAATAGTCACAACACGTAGCCCATCCATCGCTTCGATGATGGGTACCGTTGCCTACTCGCACCATTTAAAAAGTCTTTCTCCCGAGGATTCATTGCGTTTGTTCGTTAGATGGGCTTttaaagaaggagaagagggaaAATATCCAGATTTGATAATGATTGCAAGAGAAATCGTAGACAGGTGCAAAGGAGTTCCTTTAGCGGTCAGAACGTTGGGAAGTTCACTATTTTCCAAACACGAGAGACAAGAGTGGGAATCATTGAGAGACAAGGAGATTTGGAATTTGCCACAAAAAAAGGATGATATCTTACCTGCATTAAAATTAAGCTATGATGAAATGCCATCCCATTTGAGGCAATGTTTTGCCTTGCTCTCCCTTTATCCAAAGAATCATTATTATATTTCTTTTGGCGTTGCTTCACTTTGGGGGGCAGCAGGTTTGCTTTCATTGGAAAGCAAAGATAAAACAATAGTAGACGTTGCACATCAATATTTGAGAGACTTAATGGCAAGATCTTTTCTTCATGACGTTTTTTATTGTGGAACCTTTTATATATTTGACATACATGATTTAGTGCATGATCTTGCAGTATATGTTGCAAAAGATGTGTGCCAATTGGTCAATTCAAACACGCAGGATATATCAGAAAATGTGCTGCATTTGTCTTTTGTTGAGAATGGTTTGCCTTTCAATTCCATCAAGACAAGCTTACAAGGTGTGAGAAGCATTCTGTTTCCAGTTGACAATCAGGGAGCCAGTGAAGCTTTCTTGGATGCATGGGTGTTAAACTGCAAATACCTGCGATATTTGGATTTAAGTGATTCTACATGTGAGACTCTGCCTGAGTCAATTGGTAAGTTGAAACATTTAAGATATATTTCTCTTCAGGGTAATACAAGAATAAAGAGGCTCCCTAATTCTATTTGCAAGCTGCAACATTTGCAAGTTTTGCTTCTTGATAGGTGTTCAAATCTGGAAACTTTACCGAAAAAGATAAGAAAGTTGATCAGTCTGCAAAGATTGGATATAACCACAAAGCAATCTATTTTGCCAGAGAGTGACATTGCAAAGTTGAATTGTCTTGAACATTTGTCTGTCGAAAATTGTGATAATTTGAAGTCCTTGTTTGTTGAGACAAGATTGCCTACACTTCGAACTTTGCAAGTTCGTGGCTGTGCGAATCTAAAGTCTTTGCCACTTGATACTCAGCATTTTCCTCAGTTAGAAACTTTGGGAATCAGCAGTGTTGGCAATGAAGATTGGCTTCATAGATCAGAGGATACTAATGCTGTCTTGAGGTTAAAAACCATTGTTCTTTTTGAAATGGCAACATTGCCTCATTCTCTCCAACAATATGCAAGCACGTTACAAGGTTTGATGATTTCACGTTGCTACGAGCTGGAGGTACTGCCCGAATGGCTGTGGAATCTGAGTTCTTTGAAATTTCTTTATATCTCCCGGTGTCCGAAATTGAAGTCTCTTTCCAGTGATATCCACCGTCTAACAAGTCTGCAAGTTTTGCGAATCATAAATTGCCATGAGTTATATAGAAAATACGAGCCACAAGTTGGAGAGTGCTGGCCCATGATATCTCACATCAAGCATACTGACATTAGGAACACATGGGAATAG
- the LOC107645484 gene encoding serine acetyltransferase 1, chloroplastic, whose protein sequence is NRTLQQRTLAALNHSPPVAILRPLVSPSSAPVTLQSPSSPSPGSCPVALHLHPLLIFSTPAPQHAVNTGSPPSPSRGPQQSTLSTGSPPLTQVRVIICSGTESAVSLPDGKDNLKAVKERDPACINHVHCFLNFKGFLACQSHRVAHKLWLQGRKVLAVMIQNRVSEIFAVGIHPGAKIGSGILLDHVTGLVVGETAVIGNIVSILHSVTLGGTGKASGDRHPKIGDGVLIGAGTCILGNIKVGECAKIGAGSVVIKYVPPRTTVVSDFVIFYDVCI, encoded by the exons aaccgaaCCCTCCAACAGAGAACCCTAGCCGCCCTGAACCATAGCCCCCCTGTCGCCATCCTTCGTCCCCTGGTGTCGCCATCCTCAGCCCCAGTAACCCTCCAATCTCCATCGTCGCCTTCGCCTGGTTCCTGCCCAGTAGCCCTCCATCTCCATCCTCTGCTCATCTTCTCAACACCAGCACCGCAGCACGCAGTCAACACCGGTAGCCCTCCATCTCCATCGCGCGGTCCTCAACAGTCAACACTCAGCACCGGTAGCCCTCCATTGACCCAG GTTAGGGTGATTATTTGTTCTGGAACTGAGTCTGCTGTTTCACTGCCTGATGGGAAA GATAATCTCAAAGCAGTTAAGGAAAGAGACCCTGCTTGCATAAACCATGTGCATTGCTTCTTGAACTTCAAAGGCTTCTTAGCATGCCAATCTCATAGAGTTGCTCATAAGCTATGGCTTCAAGGAAGAAAAGTCTTGGCAGTTATGATCCAGAACCGAGTTTCCGAGATTTTTGCGGTTGGTATTCATCCCGGTGCTAAGATTGGAAGCGGGATTCTGCTTGATCATGTAACTGGATTAGTGGTTGGTGAAACTGCAGTGATTGGTAACATTGTGTCAATTTTGCATAGTGTGACTTTGGGTGGAACTGGTAAAGCTTCTGGTGATAGGCATCCAAAGATTGGTGATGGGGTTTTGATTGGTGCAGGGACTTGTATTTTGGGGAACATTAAGGTTGGTGAATGTGCTAAGATTGGTGCTGGTTCTGTGGTGATTAAGTATGTTCCTCCTAGGACTACTGTTGTTAgtgattttgttatattttatgatgtttgtatataa